From Sphingomonas nostoxanthinifaciens, a single genomic window includes:
- a CDS encoding peptide chain release factor 3, which yields MASQAIPERRTFAIISHPDAGKTTLTEKLLLFGGAIHAAGEVRARGQARRARSDWMKIEQQRGISVTSSVMTFEREGIVFNLLDTPGHEDFSEDTYRTLTAVDSAVMVIDAARGIEAQTRKLFEVCRLRNVPIITFVNKVDREGRAPFALLDEVADALALDVTPMSWPVGMGGMFEGIYDLARNVLHRPAADATGAFEGDSVPVGGLDDPDLDALLSADGVNLLREEAELAVAGYAAFDEEAYRAGDLTPVYFGSALKDFGVEQLIDALALHAPSPRPQPAEPRTVQPDETQVSGFVFKVQANMNPQHRDRIAFMRLCAGRFRRGMKLSQVGTGKTIAVHSPLLFMARDRELAEEAYPGDIIGIPNHGTLRVGDTLTEGETLRFTGIPNFAPEILRRVRLADPTKTKQLRNALNDMAEEGIMQVFFPQIGSSWIVGVVGQLQLDVLISRLQAEYKVDAGFEPSPWDTARWLTADDAKTLDGFMADHRGAMAEDRDGAPVFMAKDAWELSYVAGRSPAIRFANTKDRR from the coding sequence ATGGCATCCCAGGCAATCCCCGAACGGCGCACGTTCGCGATCATCTCGCACCCCGACGCCGGCAAGACGACGCTGACCGAAAAGCTGCTGCTGTTCGGCGGCGCGATCCACGCCGCGGGCGAGGTGCGCGCGCGCGGCCAGGCGCGGCGCGCCCGATCCGACTGGATGAAGATCGAGCAGCAGCGCGGCATCTCGGTCACCTCGTCGGTGATGACGTTCGAGCGCGAGGGCATCGTCTTCAACCTGCTCGACACGCCGGGCCACGAAGACTTCTCGGAGGACACTTACCGCACGCTGACGGCGGTCGATTCGGCGGTGATGGTGATCGATGCCGCGCGCGGCATCGAGGCGCAGACGCGCAAATTGTTCGAGGTCTGCCGCCTGCGCAACGTGCCGATCATCACCTTCGTTAACAAGGTCGATCGCGAGGGCCGCGCGCCCTTCGCCTTGCTGGACGAGGTGGCCGACGCGCTCGCGCTCGACGTCACGCCGATGAGCTGGCCGGTCGGCATGGGCGGGATGTTCGAGGGAATCTACGATCTCGCGCGCAACGTGCTGCACCGCCCGGCCGCCGACGCGACCGGCGCGTTCGAGGGCGACAGCGTCCCGGTGGGCGGGCTGGACGATCCCGATCTCGACGCGCTGCTCTCGGCCGATGGCGTGAACCTGCTGCGCGAGGAGGCGGAGCTCGCGGTGGCGGGCTATGCCGCGTTTGACGAGGAAGCCTATCGCGCAGGCGATCTGACGCCGGTCTATTTCGGCTCGGCGCTCAAGGATTTCGGGGTCGAGCAATTGATCGACGCGCTCGCTTTGCACGCGCCGAGCCCTCGCCCGCAACCGGCCGAGCCGCGCACCGTGCAGCCCGACGAAACGCAGGTGTCGGGCTTCGTGTTCAAGGTGCAGGCGAACATGAACCCGCAGCATCGCGATCGCATCGCCTTCATGCGGCTGTGCGCGGGCCGCTTCCGCCGCGGCATGAAGCTGTCGCAGGTCGGCACCGGCAAGACGATCGCGGTCCATTCGCCCTTGCTGTTCATGGCGCGCGACCGCGAGCTGGCGGAGGAGGCCTATCCCGGCGACATCATCGGCATCCCCAACCACGGCACGCTGCGCGTCGGCGACACGCTGACCGAGGGCGAGACGCTGCGCTTCACCGGCATTCCCAATTTCGCGCCGGAAATTTTGCGCCGCGTGCGCCTGGCCGATCCGACCAAGACCAAGCAATTGCGCAACGCGCTCAACGACATGGCCGAGGAGGGGATCATGCAGGTCTTCTTCCCGCAGATCGGCTCGTCGTGGATCGTCGGCGTGGTCGGCCAGCTCCAGCTCGACGTGCTGATCTCGCGCCTGCAGGCCGAATATAAGGTCGATGCGGGGTTCGAGCCGTCGCCCTGGGATACGGCGCGCTGGCTGACGGCGGACGACGCCAAGACGCTCGACGGCTTCATGGCCGATCACCGCGGCGCGATGGCCGAGGATCGCGACGGCGCGCCGGTGTTCATGGCCAAGGATGCGTGGGAACTCTCCTACGTCGCCGGCCGCTCCCCCGCGATCCGCTTCGCCAATACGAAGGACCGGCGGTAA
- the pth gene encoding aminoacyl-tRNA hydrolase, which translates to MQLWVGLGNPGAQYALHRHNVGFMAVDAIAEVHGFEPWRKQFQGWSALGRIGSYRILLLKPATFMNDSGRAVAEALRFYKLDLSALTVFHDELDLQPNKVKLKVGGGAAGHNGLRSIDQHLGPDYRRVRIGIGHPGHKDRVTGHVLGNYAKAEMDPLADLLGAIAAEAPLLAARDDVRFMNEVALRLQ; encoded by the coding sequence GTGCAGCTCTGGGTCGGCCTCGGCAATCCCGGCGCGCAATATGCGCTCCACCGGCACAATGTCGGCTTCATGGCGGTCGACGCCATCGCCGAGGTGCACGGCTTCGAACCGTGGCGGAAGCAGTTCCAGGGCTGGAGCGCGCTCGGCCGGATCGGGTCCTACCGCATCCTGCTGCTCAAGCCCGCGACCTTCATGAACGACAGCGGCCGCGCCGTCGCCGAGGCGCTGCGCTTCTACAAGCTCGATCTTTCCGCGCTCACCGTCTTCCACGACGAGCTCGATCTCCAGCCGAACAAGGTCAAGCTCAAGGTCGGCGGCGGCGCCGCCGGGCATAACGGGCTGCGCTCGATCGATCAGCATCTCGGGCCGGATTATCGCCGCGTGCGGATCGGCATCGGCCATCCCGGCCATAAGGACCGGGTGACCGGCCACGTGCTCGGCAATTACGCCAAGGCGGAGATGGATCCGCTCGCTGACCTGCTCGGCGCGATCGCGGCGGAGGCGCCTTTGCTCGCTGCCCGCGACGACGTGCGCTTCATGAACGAGGTCGCACTGCGGCTGCAGTAA
- a CDS encoding 50S ribosomal protein L25/general stress protein Ctc: MSDTLTLSAETRERAGKGASRAMRREGRVPAVVYGNKQEALSIHLEEKALVKALSTGHFMNSVVMIDGVGELVRTLPKDVQFHPVTDRPLHVDFLRIGEHSTVTVAVPVVFTDEEQAPGIKRGGVLNIVRHELELVCDAADIPDQIEISLAGLEVGASIHISAVQLPQGATSAIDDRDFTIATIVAPSALKSSDGEGETEATPEA, from the coding sequence ATGAGCGACACGCTCACTTTGTCGGCCGAGACGCGCGAGCGGGCAGGCAAGGGAGCCTCCCGCGCCATGCGTCGTGAAGGCCGCGTCCCCGCCGTCGTGTACGGCAACAAGCAGGAAGCCCTCTCGATCCACCTCGAGGAGAAGGCGCTGGTGAAGGCGCTTTCGACCGGCCACTTCATGAACTCGGTCGTGATGATCGACGGCGTGGGCGAGCTGGTGCGGACCCTGCCCAAGGACGTCCAGTTCCATCCCGTCACCGATCGTCCGCTCCACGTCGACTTCCTGCGCATCGGCGAGCATTCGACCGTCACCGTCGCGGTGCCGGTGGTGTTCACCGACGAAGAGCAGGCGCCCGGCATCAAGCGCGGCGGCGTGCTCAACATCGTCCGCCACGAGCTCGAGCTGGTGTGCGACGCGGCTGACATTCCCGACCAGATCGAGATCTCGCTTGCGGGCCTCGAGGTCGGCGCGTCGATCCACATCTCGGCGGTGCAGCTGCCGCAGGGTGCAACGTCGGCGATCGACGATCGCGACTTCACCATCGCGACGATCGTCGCCCCGTCCGCGCTCAAGTCGAGCGACGGCGAGGGCGAGACCGAGGCGACCCCGGAAGCCTGA
- a CDS encoding bile acid:sodium symporter family protein, whose translation MLKRLLPDPFLLFLIGTVLLATFLPARGAFATFVGWLSLVTILMLFFFHGAKLAREQVLAGLLDWRLHLVILACTFVMFPLVGLVGSRLFPGLLPPALWTGLLFVCALPSTVQSAIAFVSMARGNVPSAIASASASQMLGIVLTPIIMGLIANTHGGATGSLSGIAAIAAQILLPFLAGHLLRPWIKDWVTRNKTLVGLTDRSTILVAVYGAFSAAVLEGLWHKLSPGNMVLLLVADAVLLAIGLAGTWTAGRLGGFNRADRIAILFCGTKKSLVQGVPMAKILFPGPQGGVILLPIMLFHQIQLMACAFIARRYAAMADAESQATS comes from the coding sequence GTGCTGAAGCGACTGCTCCCCGATCCGTTTCTTCTGTTCCTGATCGGCACGGTCCTGCTGGCGACCTTCCTGCCCGCGCGCGGCGCGTTCGCGACCTTCGTCGGCTGGCTGAGCCTCGTCACCATCCTGATGCTGTTCTTCTTCCACGGCGCGAAGCTGGCGCGCGAGCAGGTGCTGGCGGGGCTGCTCGACTGGCGGCTGCACCTCGTCATCCTCGCCTGTACGTTCGTGATGTTCCCGCTGGTCGGCCTGGTCGGGTCACGCCTGTTCCCCGGGCTGCTGCCGCCCGCGCTCTGGACAGGCCTGCTGTTCGTCTGCGCTTTGCCCTCGACCGTGCAGTCTGCGATCGCGTTCGTGTCGATGGCACGCGGCAACGTGCCGTCGGCGATCGCCTCGGCCTCGGCCAGCCAGATGCTCGGCATCGTCCTGACGCCGATCATCATGGGGCTGATCGCCAACACCCATGGCGGCGCCACCGGCAGCCTGTCGGGCATCGCCGCCATCGCCGCGCAGATCCTGCTGCCCTTCCTCGCCGGACATCTGCTGCGGCCGTGGATCAAGGACTGGGTGACGCGGAACAAGACGCTGGTCGGCCTGACCGACCGATCGACCATTCTCGTCGCGGTCTATGGCGCCTTTTCGGCGGCGGTGCTGGAGGGGCTGTGGCACAAGCTGTCGCCGGGCAACATGGTGCTGCTGCTGGTGGCGGACGCGGTGCTGCTGGCGATCGGGCTGGCCGGCACATGGACTGCCGGCCGACTGGGAGGCTTCAATCGCGCCGACCGCATCGCCATCCTGTTCTGCGGCACCAAGAAGAGCCTGGTGCAGGGCGTGCCGATGGCCAAGATCCTGTTCCCGGGGCCGCAGGGCGGTGTCATCCTGCTGCCGATCATGCTGTTCCACCAGATCCAGCTGATGGCCTGCGCCTTCATCGCGCGCCGCTATGCCGCGATGGCGGATGCCGAAAGCCAAGCCACCAGCTAA
- a CDS encoding MaoC family dehydratase produces MQTLFEDLEIGRVDRFGHYDVTEAEVLDFARRYDAQPFHLDAEAAAANPIFGRVAASGWHTASMAMAMTVEHWRAIGFASLGSPGLDELSWLKPVYPGDTLRIEAEVMGLRLPSSLAGIGFAKVRTIVFNQADEPVMRQVATIMVGRRAE; encoded by the coding sequence ATGCAGACGTTGTTCGAGGATCTGGAGATCGGTCGGGTCGATCGCTTCGGCCATTATGACGTGACCGAAGCGGAGGTGCTGGACTTCGCCCGCCGCTACGACGCGCAGCCCTTCCATCTCGATGCCGAAGCGGCGGCGGCCAACCCGATCTTCGGCCGGGTCGCGGCGAGCGGCTGGCATACCGCGTCGATGGCGATGGCGATGACGGTCGAGCATTGGCGCGCGATCGGCTTCGCAAGCCTCGGCTCGCCCGGGCTGGACGAACTGAGTTGGCTGAAGCCGGTCTATCCGGGCGACACGCTGCGGATCGAGGCGGAGGTGATGGGCCTGCGCCTCCCCTCCTCGCTCGCCGGCATCGGCTTCGCGAAGGTGCGCACGATCGTCTTCAACCAGGCCGACGAGCCGGTGATGCGGCAGGTGGCGACGATCATGGTGGGGCGGCGGGCGGAATAG
- a CDS encoding VOC family protein, with protein sequence MPIPATTGAFAIVPHNDLPAAIPFWERLGFTRTGGDTVYAIMAGWGCEVHLTQAGSGPWRVPEAHNPFGVFIRTPEVDAIAARVDDLVIRPGGILRHRAWGLYEVGINGPDGMLIRIGWPSRLMQDGVAVDSDPA encoded by the coding sequence ATGCCGATTCCTGCGACGACGGGTGCGTTCGCGATCGTGCCGCACAACGACCTGCCGGCAGCCATTCCGTTCTGGGAGCGCCTCGGCTTCACCCGTACGGGCGGGGACACCGTTTATGCGATCATGGCCGGCTGGGGGTGCGAGGTTCACCTGACGCAGGCCGGTTCGGGCCCATGGCGGGTGCCCGAGGCGCATAATCCCTTCGGCGTCTTCATCCGCACGCCCGAGGTGGACGCCATCGCCGCGCGGGTGGACGATCTCGTCATCCGTCCGGGCGGCATTCTTCGCCATCGCGCGTGGGGGCTTTACGAGGTGGGCATCAATGGCCCCGACGGGATGCTGATCCGGATCGGCTGGCCGTCGCGGCTGATGCAGGACGGCGTCGCCGTGGACAGCGATCCGGCCTGA
- a CDS encoding alkaline phosphatase family protein, with amino-acid sequence MLILLRFLLLALLVPGVAVAAGRAPVTILVSIDGFRADYLARGLTPTLSALARSGASAAMRPSFPSKTYPNHYTLVTGLRPDRNGIVGNKMEDAARPGETFTMEKSEDAFWWQEAEPIWTAAEKAGIRTATMFWPGSNVENGGVRPHDWWAYDKAIPEAQRVDAVLDWLRRPAATRPRFVTLYFDTVDTAGHHHGPVSPEVDAALRAVDGQIARLRHGLAELHQPANLVIVADHGMAATSPDRVVLLKTIADPADMHVVDAGPVATIDPLPAHEAALASALLRPLPHATCYRKADLPARLRYGHNPRVAPFVCLADMGWLLLEKLPADGVDLGSHGYDNAAPEMQALFVAAGPAFRHGVRLAPFDNVDVYALLRDLLRLPAKAGIDGSDAAFARALAR; translated from the coding sequence ATGTTGATCCTGCTCCGCTTTCTCCTGCTCGCTCTGCTCGTCCCCGGTGTCGCCGTCGCGGCCGGGCGCGCGCCCGTCACGATCCTCGTCTCGATCGACGGCTTTCGCGCCGATTATCTGGCGCGGGGGCTGACACCGACCTTGTCTGCATTGGCGCGGTCCGGCGCATCGGCGGCGATGCGGCCGTCCTTCCCGTCAAAAACCTATCCCAACCATTATACGTTGGTCACCGGCCTCCGGCCCGACCGCAACGGCATCGTCGGCAACAAGATGGAGGATGCCGCCCGTCCCGGCGAGACCTTCACCATGGAGAAGAGCGAGGACGCCTTCTGGTGGCAGGAGGCCGAGCCGATCTGGACGGCGGCCGAGAAAGCCGGAATCCGCACCGCCACCATGTTCTGGCCCGGCTCCAACGTCGAGAATGGCGGCGTGCGACCGCACGATTGGTGGGCCTATGACAAAGCGATCCCCGAGGCGCAGCGGGTCGATGCGGTGCTCGACTGGCTGCGCCGCCCGGCGGCGACCCGCCCACGCTTCGTCACGCTCTATTTCGACACGGTCGACACCGCCGGCCACCATCACGGGCCGGTCAGCCCCGAGGTGGACGCTGCGCTGCGTGCGGTCGACGGACAGATTGCCCGCCTGCGCCACGGCCTGGCGGAGCTGCACCAGCCCGCAAACCTCGTGATCGTCGCCGATCACGGCATGGCGGCGACGTCGCCCGATCGGGTCGTGCTGCTGAAGACGATCGCCGATCCCGCCGACATGCATGTCGTCGATGCCGGCCCGGTCGCGACGATCGATCCGCTACCGGCGCACGAGGCGGCGCTGGCATCAGCGCTGCTGCGCCCGCTGCCGCACGCCACCTGCTATCGCAAGGCGGACCTGCCGGCGCGCCTGCGTTACGGGCACAATCCGCGCGTCGCGCCGTTCGTCTGCCTCGCCGACATGGGCTGGCTGCTGCTGGAGAAGCTGCCGGCCGACGGCGTCGATCTGGGCAGCCACGGCTATGACAATGCCGCGCCCGAAATGCAGGCGCTGTTCGTCGCCGCCGGCCCCGCCTTCCGCCATGGCGTACGCCTCGCTCCGTTCGACAATGTCGATGTCTACGCGCTGCTGCGCGATCTGCTGCGCCTGCCAGCCAAAGCGGGTATCGACGGCAGCGACGCCGCCTTCGCGCGCGCGCTCGCCCGCTGA
- a CDS encoding aa3-type cytochrome c oxidase subunit IV, with product MAETGAKIDLPAHEQTYARFIGLFKYGAIACFAIAAIVVLIISR from the coding sequence ATGGCCGAAACCGGCGCCAAGATCGACCTGCCCGCGCACGAGCAGACCTATGCCCGCTTCATCGGCCTGTTCAAATATGGCGCGATCGCCTGCTTCGCGATTGCCGCGATCGTCGTCCTCATCATCTCCCGCTGA
- a CDS encoding DUF1624 domain-containing protein: protein MATAIPNIVRDPLVEPVPAGLTRAGAARLDAIDMLRGLVIVVMVLDHVRDFFHVAANSFDPTDPLRTTPILFATRWVTHLCAPTFVFLAGVSIFFQKANGKSPAALTRFLLTRGAWLVLLECTVISFGFNLGPPFLFLQVMWAIGMSMICMGLIARAPAPAVLAIGIAILLLYSFMVPLTAGVSGALGLVRMATIAPGKVPGAPILIFYAFVPWLAVMCIGFGLGPIYRLAPAVRRQRLLPIALGLLVAFALLRLLDGYGDPAPWVHLATPVQTGMSFMNVSKYPPSPDYVCATLGISILLFLALERLRGPAARILLDFGRTPLFTYICHIYIAHGIMLVVAAAMGMPRVAFDVVAAGFSGMPPPAGWGFSLGIVYLVWLAVVVALIPLARWFAGVKRRRRDWWLGYL, encoded by the coding sequence ATGGCCACGGCGATTCCGAATATCGTGCGCGATCCGCTGGTCGAGCCGGTTCCGGCCGGGCTGACCCGCGCGGGCGCGGCGCGGCTGGACGCGATCGACATGCTGCGCGGCCTCGTCATCGTGGTGATGGTGCTCGATCATGTCCGCGATTTCTTCCACGTCGCGGCCAACAGCTTCGATCCGACCGATCCGCTGCGCACCACGCCGATCCTGTTCGCGACGCGCTGGGTGACGCATCTGTGCGCGCCGACCTTCGTGTTCCTGGCGGGCGTCTCGATCTTCTTCCAGAAGGCCAACGGCAAATCGCCGGCCGCGCTGACGCGCTTCCTGCTGACGCGCGGCGCGTGGCTGGTGCTGCTGGAATGCACCGTCATCAGCTTCGGCTTCAACCTCGGGCCGCCCTTCCTCTTCCTGCAGGTGATGTGGGCGATCGGCATGAGCATGATCTGCATGGGGCTGATCGCGCGCGCGCCGGCTCCGGCGGTGCTGGCGATCGGCATCGCGATCCTGCTTCTCTATTCGTTCATGGTGCCGCTCACCGCCGGCGTATCGGGCGCGCTCGGGCTGGTGCGGATGGCGACGATCGCGCCGGGCAAGGTGCCGGGCGCGCCGATCCTGATCTTCTACGCCTTCGTGCCGTGGCTGGCGGTGATGTGCATCGGCTTCGGGCTGGGGCCGATATATCGGCTGGCTCCGGCCGTGCGGCGGCAGCGCCTGCTGCCGATCGCGCTGGGGCTGCTCGTCGCGTTTGCGCTGCTGCGGCTGCTGGACGGCTATGGCGATCCGGCGCCGTGGGTCCATCTCGCCACGCCGGTGCAGACCGGCATGTCGTTCATGAACGTCTCCAAATATCCGCCGTCGCCCGATTATGTCTGCGCGACGCTCGGCATCTCGATCCTGCTGTTCCTCGCGCTGGAGCGGCTGCGCGGGCCGGCCGCGCGCATCCTGCTGGATTTCGGGCGCACGCCGCTCTTCACCTACATCTGCCACATCTACATCGCGCACGGCATCATGCTGGTGGTCGCGGCGGCGATGGGCATGCCGCGCGTCGCGTTCGACGTTGTCGCCGCCGGTTTCTCGGGCATGCCGCCGCCGGCGGGCTGGGGCTTCTCGCTCGGGATCGTCTATCTCGTCTGGCTGGCGGTGGTGGTGGCGCTGATTCCGCTCGCGCGCTGGTTCGCCGGGGTGAAAAGGCGGCGGCGCGACTGGTGGCTGGGCTATCTGTAG
- the ychF gene encoding redox-regulated ATPase YchF: MGFRCGIVGLPNVGKSTLFNALTETAAAQAANYPFCTIEPNVGQVAVPDPRLDKLAAIAGSAKKIETQLAFVDIAGLVRGASKGEGLGNQFLGNIRECDAIIHVLRCFEGEVTHVEGRVDPIADAETVETELMLSDLESLEKRVPNLAKKAQQGDKEAKAAAAVLGQALELLRDGKPARLTKPRDEDEQRLFEQAQLLTAKPVLYVCNVDEGSAAEGNALSARVFAKAAAENAGAVVVSAAIEAEIVTLAPADRAEFLSDLGLSETGLARVIRAGYDLLHLLTFFTSGPKEARAWTIPVGSKAPQAAGAIHSDFERGFIRAETIGFDDYVACNGEAGAREAGKLRSEGKEYVVHDGDVMLFRFNV, translated from the coding sequence ATGGGATTTCGTTGCGGCATCGTCGGCCTTCCCAACGTGGGCAAATCGACGCTCTTCAATGCGTTGACCGAAACGGCAGCGGCGCAGGCGGCCAATTATCCGTTCTGCACGATCGAGCCGAACGTCGGCCAGGTCGCCGTGCCCGATCCGCGGCTGGACAAGCTCGCCGCGATCGCCGGATCGGCGAAGAAGATCGAGACGCAGCTCGCCTTCGTCGACATTGCCGGGCTGGTGCGCGGCGCGTCGAAGGGCGAGGGGCTGGGCAACCAGTTCCTCGGCAACATCCGCGAATGCGACGCGATCATCCACGTGCTGCGCTGCTTCGAGGGCGAGGTGACGCATGTCGAGGGCCGGGTCGATCCGATCGCCGATGCCGAGACGGTCGAGACCGAGCTGATGCTGTCCGATCTGGAAAGCCTCGAAAAGCGCGTGCCCAATCTCGCGAAGAAGGCGCAGCAGGGCGACAAGGAGGCCAAGGCCGCCGCCGCCGTACTCGGCCAAGCGCTCGAGCTGCTGCGCGACGGCAAGCCCGCGCGGCTGACCAAGCCCCGCGACGAGGACGAGCAGCGCCTGTTCGAGCAGGCGCAATTGCTCACCGCCAAGCCGGTCCTCTACGTCTGCAACGTCGACGAAGGCTCGGCCGCCGAGGGCAATGCCCTGTCGGCGCGGGTATTCGCGAAGGCGGCGGCGGAAAATGCCGGCGCGGTGGTTGTCTCGGCCGCGATCGAGGCCGAGATCGTCACGCTTGCTCCCGCCGATCGGGCGGAGTTCCTGTCCGATCTCGGCCTGTCCGAGACCGGGCTCGCCCGCGTGATCCGTGCGGGCTACGATCTGCTCCACCTGCTCACCTTCTTCACCTCGGGTCCGAAGGAAGCGCGCGCGTGGACGATCCCGGTGGGATCGAAGGCGCCGCAGGCGGCGGGCGCGATCCATTCGGATTTCGAGCGCGGCTTCATCCGCGCCGAGACGATCGGCTTCGACGATTATGTCGCGTGCAACGGGGAAGCCGGCGCGCGCGAGGCGGGCAAGCTGCGCTCCGAAGGCAAGGAGTATGTGGTTCACGACGGCGACGTGATGCTGTTCCGCTTCAACGTCTGA
- a CDS encoding endonuclease domain-containing protein: MQRIPPELTANARRLRHEATLEERLLWSALRSGRPRFTRQLVIDRYIVDFACRSARIAIEPDGGQHAVRAAEDAERSLHLQCLGWTVLRFWNNDVRENLEGVVSTIFAAVARASTHPNPSLSGKGVQGSLVLGDAHIDAL; this comes from the coding sequence GTGCAGCGCATACCGCCCGAACTGACCGCAAACGCCCGCCGCCTGCGGCATGAAGCCACGCTCGAGGAACGCCTGCTCTGGTCGGCGTTACGCAGCGGGCGACCGCGCTTCACGCGACAGTTGGTGATCGACCGCTATATCGTCGATTTCGCCTGTCGCTCCGCCCGGATCGCGATCGAACCGGATGGCGGCCAGCATGCTGTTCGCGCTGCTGAGGATGCCGAGCGCTCCTTGCACCTGCAGTGCCTTGGCTGGACCGTGTTGCGCTTCTGGAACAACGACGTCCGCGAGAACCTCGAGGGCGTGGTCAGCACCATTTTCGCGGCAGTGGCGCGTGCCTCGACCCACCCCAACCCCTCCCTTTCGGGGAAGGGAGTTCAGGGGTCGCTCGTGCTCGGCGACGCTCACATTGACGCTCTCTGA
- the acs gene encoding acetate--CoA ligase: MTDLYPVTPEWAHDARIDAAAYDDLYARSLAEPERFWLEQAQRLDWMVPPTKADESSFAKDDFGVRWFADGVLNVTANCLDRHLASYGDATAIIWEPDEPSEQPRHITYLELYEEVCRFANALKALGVAKGDRVTIYLPMVPEAAVAVLACARIGAIHSVVFGGFSPDALAGRIKDCGSTVVITADEGRRGGKRVQLKANVDAAAERCTIETTVVVKVTGSAVAMQDGRDVWYHDAMATAPTECPPEPMAAEDPLFILYTSGSTGQPKGVMHTSGGYLLWASLTHASVFDYRPGQIYWCAADIGWVTGHSYIVYGPLANGATTVMFEGIPNWPDASRIWQVVDRHKVEILYTAPTALRALMKEGDDFVRRTSRASLRILASVGEPINPEAWRWYHDVVGDGRCPIMDTWWQTETGGHMITPLPGATALKPGSATKPFFGVEPKLLDGEGHELAGAAEGNLVIARSWPGLMRGVWGDPERFFQTYFATFPNVYTTGDGARRDADDYWWITGRVDDVINVSGHRMGTAEVESALVLHKDVAEAAVVGFPHDIKGQGIYAYVTLNAGIEPSEPLRKELRDWVRMEIGPIATPDAIQFAPGLPKTRSGKIMRRILRKVAEGDTSTLGDTSTLADPSVVDDLIANRVG, from the coding sequence GTGACCGACCTGTATCCCGTAACCCCGGAATGGGCGCACGACGCGCGCATCGACGCGGCGGCCTATGACGATCTCTATGCCCGTTCGCTGGCCGAGCCCGAGCGTTTCTGGCTGGAGCAGGCGCAGCGGCTCGACTGGATGGTGCCGCCGACCAAGGCCGACGAGAGCAGCTTCGCCAAGGACGATTTCGGCGTGCGCTGGTTCGCCGACGGCGTGCTCAACGTCACCGCCAACTGCCTCGACCGCCATCTCGCCAGCTATGGCGACGCCACCGCGATCATCTGGGAGCCCGACGAGCCGTCCGAGCAGCCGCGCCACATCACCTATCTCGAGCTTTACGAGGAGGTCTGCCGTTTCGCCAACGCGCTGAAGGCGCTGGGCGTCGCCAAGGGCGACCGCGTCACCATCTACCTGCCGATGGTCCCGGAGGCAGCGGTGGCGGTGCTCGCCTGCGCGCGCATCGGCGCGATCCATTCGGTCGTGTTCGGCGGCTTCTCGCCCGACGCGCTCGCCGGCCGGATCAAGGATTGCGGCTCGACTGTGGTCATCACCGCCGACGAGGGCCGGCGCGGCGGCAAGCGCGTGCAGCTCAAGGCCAATGTCGATGCCGCCGCCGAGCGCTGCACGATCGAGACCACCGTCGTCGTCAAGGTGACCGGCAGCGCCGTCGCCATGCAGGACGGCCGCGACGTCTGGTATCACGACGCCATGGCGACCGCGCCCACGGAATGCCCGCCCGAACCGATGGCCGCGGAGGATCCGCTGTTCATCCTCTACACGTCGGGCTCGACCGGCCAGCCCAAGGGGGTGATGCACACCTCCGGCGGCTATCTACTGTGGGCCAGCCTGACGCACGCGAGCGTGTTCGATTACCGACCCGGCCAGATCTACTGGTGCGCCGCCGATATCGGCTGGGTGACCGGGCACAGCTACATCGTCTACGGCCCGCTCGCCAACGGTGCGACGACGGTGATGTTCGAGGGCATTCCCAACTGGCCCGACGCCAGCCGCATCTGGCAGGTGGTCGACCGGCACAAGGTGGAGATCCTCTACACCGCGCCCACCGCGTTGCGCGCGCTGATGAAGGAGGGCGACGACTTCGTCCGCCGCACCAGCCGCGCGTCGCTGCGCATCCTCGCTTCGGTCGGCGAGCCGATCAATCCGGAGGCGTGGCGCTGGTATCATGACGTCGTCGGCGATGGCCGCTGCCCGATCATGGACACGTGGTGGCAGACCGAGACCGGAGGCCACATGATCACGCCGCTACCGGGCGCGACCGCGCTCAAGCCCGGCTCGGCGACCAAGCCGTTCTTCGGCGTCGAACCGAAACTGCTCGACGGCGAAGGGCATGAATTGGCCGGCGCCGCCGAGGGCAATCTCGTCATCGCGCGGTCGTGGCCGGGCCTGATGCGCGGCGTGTGGGGCGATCCCGAGCGCTTCTTCCAGACCTATTTCGCGACCTTCCCCAACGTCTACACCACCGGCGACGGCGCGCGGCGCGATGCCGACGATTATTGGTGGATCACCGGGCGGGTGGACGACGTCATCAACGTCTCCGGCCATCGCATGGGCACCGCCGAGGTCGAGAGCGCGCTGGTGCTGCACAAGGATGTCGCCGAAGCGGCGGTGGTCGGCTTCCCGCACGACATCAAGGGACAGGGCATCTACGCCTACGTCACCCTGAATGCCGGCATCGAGCCGAGCGAGCCGCTGCGCAAGGAATTGCGCGACTGGGTACGGATGGAGATCGGCCCCATCGCGACGCCCGACGCGATCCAGTTCGCGCCCGGTTTGCCCAAGACGCGCAGCGGCAAGATCATGCGCCGCATCCTGCGCAAGGTGGCGGAGGGCGACACCTCGACGCTGGGCGACACCAGCACGCTCGCCGACCCGTCAGTGGTCGACGACCTGATCGCCAACCGCGTGGGCTGA